One genomic region from Bacillus aquiflavi encodes:
- the mecA gene encoding adaptor protein MecA, with translation MEIERINENTVKFYISYGDIEERGFDREEIWYNRERSEELFWEMMDEVHQEEEFIIEGPLWIQVQALEKGLEVLVTKAQLSKDGQKFELPVPSDKLKDHPVDDRIEELLDHHFTHKDGQIEVVSFDDGLEFLLSFEDFEDVIALSHQYELDELKTKLYSFEGKYYLYVEFDDDDDEVEIDNILSILLEYGDETMVTIHLLDEYGHLIISKDVFRTIRQHFS, from the coding sequence GTGGAGATTGAACGAATTAATGAAAATACCGTTAAATTTTACATCTCGTATGGTGATATAGAAGAAAGAGGATTTGATAGGGAAGAAATTTGGTATAATCGGGAACGAAGTGAAGAATTATTCTGGGAAATGATGGATGAAGTTCATCAAGAAGAGGAATTTATTATCGAGGGTCCTTTATGGATTCAAGTACAAGCTTTAGAAAAAGGTTTAGAAGTCCTTGTTACGAAAGCACAGCTTTCAAAAGATGGACAAAAATTCGAACTACCTGTGCCTAGTGACAAATTAAAAGATCATCCTGTTGATGATCGGATTGAAGAATTGCTTGATCACCACTTTACACATAAGGATGGACAAATAGAAGTCGTTTCTTTCGATGATGGTCTTGAATTTCTTCTCTCGTTTGAAGATTTTGAAGATGTCATTGCGCTCTCACATCAGTATGAACTTGATGAGTTAAAAACAAAACTTTATTCATTTGAAGGAAAATATTATTTATATGTTGAGTTTGATGATGATGACGATGAGGTTGAAATTGATAATATATTAAGTATTCTGCTTGAATACGGTGATGAGACGATGGTTACGATCCATCTTTTGGATGAATATGGTCATTTGATTATTTCAAAAGATGTCTTTCGCACAATTAGACAACATTTTAGCTAA